In Aminobacterium sp. MB27-C1, a single genomic region encodes these proteins:
- a CDS encoding DctP family TRAP transporter solute-binding subunit has translation MKLGRSFLLATLAAFIITLYAFPAMAASSWRLSNQLPPSHFISKGMDFFAEKVSEYSNGEMKVEVFHSAQLFKDTEIVEAIQEGLVELALVPVNKWSGMVPAADIFEMPFVFKDLSSPKKFIEAGAGEILDNEFQAKGAKVVFWVDYGLVQFYNNKRPLAKPADFDGLKIRTFSKGTADTVKALGGIPAVMSSSEMYMALQRGTVDGATTGMPAAVSRKIYEVQKYMTLANYTTAQFFVQGNFEWWDSLSDKEKEVLLKAGADAAESIRGSIADSEDKAYNVIKEGGVEIYALNDEERAAFVKATESVRSEFMQQTGEISHKLMEILESID, from the coding sequence TGCATTTATCATAACCCTCTACGCTTTCCCTGCAATGGCGGCATCGTCATGGAGGCTTTCCAATCAGCTTCCTCCTTCTCATTTTATTTCTAAAGGCATGGATTTTTTTGCTGAAAAGGTGTCAGAATATTCAAACGGAGAAATGAAAGTTGAAGTTTTCCATTCGGCACAGCTTTTTAAAGACACTGAAATAGTTGAAGCCATTCAAGAAGGTCTTGTTGAGCTTGCCCTCGTTCCTGTTAATAAATGGTCTGGAATGGTTCCAGCAGCCGATATTTTTGAAATGCCCTTCGTCTTTAAAGACCTCAGTTCCCCAAAGAAATTTATAGAAGCCGGCGCAGGCGAAATTCTTGATAATGAATTCCAGGCAAAAGGCGCCAAAGTTGTATTTTGGGTCGATTACGGCCTCGTCCAGTTTTACAACAACAAACGTCCCCTTGCAAAGCCAGCCGATTTTGACGGCCTTAAAATACGAACCTTCAGTAAGGGAACAGCTGATACGGTAAAGGCTCTTGGCGGTATTCCCGCAGTCATGAGTTCTTCTGAAATGTACATGGCCCTTCAGAGAGGAACCGTTGATGGCGCTACCACAGGTATGCCCGCGGCCGTTTCGAGAAAGATATATGAAGTGCAGAAATATATGACTCTCGCCAACTACACCACAGCTCAGTTCTTTGTACAGGGAAACTTTGAATGGTGGGATTCCCTCAGCGATAAAGAGAAAGAAGTTCTTCTCAAAGCCGGCGCTGATGCTGCAGAATCAATTCGTGGCTCAATAGCCGATTCTGAAGATAAGGCCTATAACGTTATTAAAGAGGGCGGAGTAGAGATTTATGCGCTTAACGACGAGGAAAGAGCTGCTTTTGTAAAGGCTACAGAGTCGGTTAGATCTGAATTCATGCAGCAGACTGGCGAAATCAGCCATAAGCTTATGGAAATCTTAGAATCCATTGACTAA
- a CDS encoding TRAP transporter small permease subunit — translation MFSSLNKTIAKVNLLIGYCSGLGILAMGIILFYEVIARYVFNSPTIWAQEVSIILFIWTMLAGAAYTLQVGKHVQIDLLTIRLSKKTQSFLELITSIIGMFFSAYVTLQGVKMLEATLKYHKLSATPLRVPLWIPQLALPVGFGLLTLQFIIIIAMRSAALKDHNKEGEQPC, via the coding sequence GTGTTCTCTTCTCTAAACAAAACTATAGCAAAGGTGAATCTTCTAATCGGATATTGCAGTGGCCTTGGCATTTTGGCCATGGGAATTATCCTTTTTTATGAAGTTATAGCAAGATACGTTTTCAACTCGCCGACAATTTGGGCTCAGGAAGTATCGATCATCCTTTTCATCTGGACCATGTTGGCAGGAGCCGCCTATACGTTGCAGGTAGGTAAGCATGTTCAGATAGATCTTCTGACCATTCGGCTTTCAAAAAAGACACAGAGCTTTCTCGAACTGATTACAAGCATCATAGGAATGTTTTTCTCTGCGTATGTTACGCTTCAGGGCGTGAAAATGCTGGAGGCTACGCTGAAATATCACAAGTTATCGGCAACTCCATTGCGCGTTCCACTCTGGATTCCACAACTTGCACTTCCTGTCGGTTTTGGTCTTCTTACTCTTCAGTTCATTATTATCATAGCCATGAGATCGGCAGCACTCAAAGATCACAATAAAGAAGGTGAACAACCATGCTAA
- a CDS encoding TRAP transporter large permease: protein MLSFLLVIALLIVVLFTGLPVAFSLGSTSVLLILLNGLPAKIVGSTMFSGLESFTLLSIPLFILMSQILLDGRVGDDLFDVMNAWVRHLPGGLAIATVLACAFFSAITGSGAATAATIGMVAYPAMIERGYDKKFTLGLLAAGGTLGILIPPSIPMILYGAITEESVGKLFIAGVVPGLILTAIFIIYAVFKSKRGGFTPMERTSWSERMSVTKKNVWGILLPLLIIGGIYSGVFTPTEAAAVGLIYSLFITIVIYKTIKLSELPKICLKSVGTSCMIAIIIAAAILFGKVMTMLMIPQKLTQLIIQINLSPLMFIIAMNLLMLILGMMLETVSIILLTMPLVTPILVALNIDPIWYAIILTVNMTMALITPPVGMNLYVINGLREDISMSDIIQGVWPFIILMTFMLILAMAFPQMSLWLPSIMH, encoded by the coding sequence ATGCTAAGCTTCCTTCTGGTTATTGCGCTTCTTATCGTCGTCCTTTTTACAGGACTCCCCGTAGCCTTCTCACTGGGCTCAACATCCGTCTTGCTCATACTTCTCAACGGACTTCCTGCGAAGATAGTCGGTTCCACCATGTTCTCTGGCCTTGAAAGCTTCACCCTTCTTTCCATACCGCTATTCATTCTCATGAGCCAGATACTTTTAGATGGCCGTGTCGGTGACGACCTTTTTGACGTTATGAACGCCTGGGTGCGACATCTTCCCGGAGGCCTTGCCATTGCTACCGTTCTTGCATGCGCCTTCTTCTCGGCAATAACTGGGTCTGGAGCTGCGACAGCTGCTACTATCGGCATGGTTGCCTATCCCGCAATGATTGAAAGAGGGTACGACAAAAAATTTACCTTGGGACTTCTGGCGGCTGGCGGAACGTTGGGCATTTTGATTCCGCCGAGTATTCCCATGATTCTCTACGGTGCCATTACAGAGGAATCCGTCGGAAAACTCTTCATCGCAGGCGTCGTTCCCGGACTCATCCTGACAGCCATCTTCATCATTTATGCGGTTTTCAAAAGTAAACGGGGCGGCTTTACTCCCATGGAGAGAACCAGCTGGTCTGAGCGAATGAGCGTCACAAAAAAGAATGTTTGGGGAATTCTTCTGCCCTTATTAATCATAGGCGGTATCTATAGCGGAGTCTTTACTCCCACAGAAGCAGCTGCTGTAGGCTTGATATACAGCCTCTTCATAACCATCGTCATTTACAAAACGATAAAGCTCAGTGAATTACCGAAAATTTGTCTGAAATCTGTAGGAACATCCTGCATGATCGCCATCATCATCGCTGCGGCAATCCTCTTCGGCAAGGTTATGACCATGCTCATGATTCCTCAGAAACTCACTCAATTGATTATTCAAATCAACCTCTCGCCGCTCATGTTCATAATTGCGATGAACCTGCTCATGCTCATACTTGGCATGATGCTCGAAACCGTATCTATCATACTTCTGACCATGCCTTTGGTTACCCCCATCCTCGTCGCTTTAAATATCGATCCTATCTGGTATGCCATTATTCTTACAGTCAACATGACCATGGCTCTCATCACGCCGCCAGTTGGAATGAACCTTTACGTTATTAACGGCCTTCGCGAAGACATAAGCATGTCGGATATTATTCAGGGAGTATGGCCCTTTATCATCTTAATGACCTTCATGCTGATATTGGCCATGGCTTTTCCCCAGATGAGTCTCTGGCTGCCATCCATAATGCACTAA
- a CDS encoding oxaloacetate decarboxylase, whose translation MKKENTRTRLRTLLYQDQIVVAPGTHDCLTARIIEKEGFNALYMTGYGTSASMLGKPDVGLLTLTEMVARASRLVEAVNIPVIADADTGYGNAVNVARTVREYEKAGVACLQLEDQVAPKKCGHMLGREIIPKDEMVGKIKAACDARQDDNLMIIARTDARTTCGIDEAIERGLAYEEAGADIIFVESPETEEEMKKITSIFVVPVLANMVEHGRTPFLPVSKLEEIGYNLAIFPVTSTYVIAKAVQDVMATLKKTGSTESMMDKMVLFEEFNNLIGLPDILEVEKLYSTRK comes from the coding sequence TTGAAAAAAGAAAATACCAGAACGAGATTACGAACACTTCTTTATCAAGATCAGATAGTTGTGGCACCAGGCACCCATGATTGCCTTACCGCCCGAATCATTGAAAAAGAGGGCTTCAATGCGCTCTATATGACTGGCTATGGAACCTCGGCAAGCATGCTGGGGAAACCAGATGTGGGACTCTTGACGCTGACTGAAATGGTGGCGAGGGCTTCCAGACTTGTAGAAGCTGTCAATATTCCTGTCATCGCCGATGCTGATACAGGCTATGGAAACGCTGTAAATGTAGCTCGTACCGTGCGGGAATATGAAAAAGCGGGAGTTGCGTGCCTCCAGCTGGAAGATCAGGTTGCTCCCAAAAAATGCGGCCACATGCTGGGGCGAGAAATAATACCGAAAGACGAAATGGTGGGGAAAATTAAGGCTGCTTGTGACGCCAGGCAGGACGATAACCTCATGATCATAGCGAGAACTGACGCCAGAACCACATGTGGAATCGATGAAGCCATAGAGAGAGGACTGGCCTATGAAGAGGCCGGGGCCGATATTATCTTCGTGGAATCTCCAGAAACAGAAGAAGAGATGAAAAAAATTACATCTATCTTCGTTGTTCCCGTACTGGCAAATATGGTTGAGCATGGCCGAACTCCCTTTCTTCCAGTCTCAAAACTAGAAGAGATCGGTTACAACCTCGCCATTTTTCCTGTGACGTCGACCTATGTTATCGCCAAGGCCGTTCAAGATGTTATGGCGACTCTCAAAAAAACAGGGTCTACGGAAAGCATGATGGATAAAATGGTTCTCTTTGAGGAATTCAACAACCTCATCGGATTGCCTGACATATTAGAAGTGGAGAAGCTCTATTCCACACGTAAATAA
- a CDS encoding oxaloacetate decarboxylase translates to MRKSTLLRNRLQEPRAVVAPGVYDSLSARICEMAGFEALQHSGYGTAAAVLGQPDVGLLTLSEMVSQVRATARAVNIPVVGDSDNGFGNAINVYRTVQEYINAGAAGLFLEDQVAPKRCGHMEGKQVIPYEEMEGKLRAAMDARKDIDPDFIIIYRTDAIAVNGYSDALDRARKAAELGVDMIFIEAMETREQIKKTASELKDIPLMLNLIEGGKTPLVPVNEAEEMGYKWIVPALSSLYAAARGMLDVMREIKENGVSDKYLDKLFTFKEFTEVVHLENIKKLEEKYLPTSVIEEKYHGKEKIVG, encoded by the coding sequence ATGAGAAAATCTACTCTGTTAAGAAATAGATTACAAGAGCCCCGAGCCGTTGTTGCTCCAGGCGTTTACGATTCTCTAAGCGCCAGAATATGCGAAATGGCAGGATTCGAAGCTCTTCAACATTCTGGATATGGAACAGCTGCTGCGGTTTTGGGACAACCCGATGTCGGCCTTCTTACACTTTCTGAAATGGTCAGCCAGGTCAGAGCTACGGCAAGAGCGGTAAATATCCCCGTAGTTGGGGATTCCGACAACGGTTTTGGCAATGCTATCAATGTGTATCGCACCGTACAGGAATATATAAATGCAGGAGCAGCCGGACTCTTTTTGGAAGATCAGGTAGCCCCGAAAAGATGCGGACACATGGAAGGCAAGCAGGTTATTCCCTATGAAGAGATGGAAGGCAAACTTCGAGCTGCCATGGACGCAAGAAAAGATATTGACCCAGATTTCATAATTATTTACAGAACTGACGCCATTGCCGTCAACGGATACAGCGATGCCCTTGACCGTGCCAGAAAAGCGGCAGAGCTTGGAGTTGATATGATATTCATAGAAGCTATGGAAACACGGGAACAAATTAAAAAGACTGCCTCTGAATTGAAAGACATTCCGCTCATGCTCAACCTGATAGAGGGAGGAAAAACGCCACTCGTTCCAGTAAATGAAGCGGAAGAGATGGGGTATAAGTGGATCGTTCCAGCCCTTTCTTCTCTCTATGCCGCCGCAAGGGGAATGCTTGATGTTATGAGAGAGATCAAGGAAAATGGCGTCTCTGATAAATATCTCGATAAACTATTTACATTTAAGGAATTTACGGAAGTTGTTCACCTTGAAAACATCAAAAAGCTGGAAGAAAAGTATCTTCCCACAAGCGTTATTGAGGAAAAATACCACGGTAAAGAAAAGATCGTGGGGTAG